From the genome of Alkalimarinus coralli:
AGTCTGTTCCAGAATGCCAACACCTACCGGCTAACATTCGCAGGCTGGGTGACAGACAGTGTGCGGCTACACACCAGCAAGGGTAAAGGCATTAAAAACCCGACGCTGTTCGAGTTATTCGGCAGCACCCCTGACTACACCGGCAATGCAGACCTTCGACCAGAGGAAAATTCAACATGGGACGTTGGAACCGAGTATCACTTTAACGCGTTAGACGGCTATGTCGATTTAACCTACTTCCATACCGATGTAACCAATTTAATCACTGGCTCGGGGCAAACATCGGTCAATATGCCCTCAGACGCTAAAATTAAGGGGGTTGAATTAAGCCTGGTCTTGCGCCCCAGCGATAACACCCGGCTTAACAGCAGCTATACATACACAGACAGCAACGACGGAAACGGCAACGAACTGGTACGGCGGCCCGAGCATGTTGCCAGCATCAATGGCAGCTATCTGTTCTCCAATGATCAAACCCGTTTAACCACGGGGGTTCAATACAATGGCAAACAAGATGATATTGAATATGATGCCAACTGGAATACATCAACCGTTACACTGTCGGACTACACATTAGTCAACGTCGCACTCACTCATCAGCTGAATAAACACATCGAGCTCTTTGGCCGTGTCGATAACCTTCTCAATGAGGAGTATGAAGAGGTCTTGACCTACGGGACTAAAGGCATCAACGGCATGGTGGGTATCACCATTACAGGCAGCCTGTAGAGGTCATGAGCTAATGTTTAAGATATCCAGCCAGCACATACTTATCGTCTTCGCACTGCTGCTTTGCGGTATATTGCTGATAAGGCTGGATATCAACATTGCGCTTTTAAACGACAACGCTCTACGACCAACATCCGTCAAGGGAGCCCACTTCCCCAAGATGCTGGTCGACCCCATAGGAGAAGAATACCCTCTGCTCAGGCCACCGCAACGCATCGTGTCTGTGACGCTGGGAACCGATGAAATACTGTCTGCACTAGTCGACAGTGACCGAGTGTCAGGCGTTACGCATCTCGCTGATGACCCCATCATGTCAAACATACCCAACCACTATCCTGCCCATGTTAAGCGGATTACGGGAGAGGTAGAAGAGATCCTGTCACTAGAGCCTGATTTGGTTTTTGTCGCGGCCTATACCCGTGCCGAAACGGTACGGCTATTACTCGGCTCAAAAGTCCCTGTTGTGCGCCTGAGTCACTACCGCTCTTTCAGCGATATCGAAGCAAATATTCGACTCGTCGCCAGTGTTGTTGGCAACGAACCACAAGCAGAGGCCATGTTTAACGCGCTACAGCAGAACATTCAATCAATAAAACAGCGAGTTAGCGGAAAGAGCAGGCCCAGAGTACTCTATTACAGCATGAATGGTTATACCGCCGGGGCCGGAACCACTATTGATGAAATCATTGAAATAGCAGGCGGTTACAATGTCATCAATGAAACCCATATCAAAGGCACCCAGAAGATTAGTGAAGAGATGGCAATCGGCCTTGAGCCAGACGTTATTCTCATGAACGGCTGGGCACCCGACAGCACCCCCACCCCATCTGAGTTTCTTGCAATGCAGCCTGCCTGGCAAAACACCCCAGCGATACTCAATAACCGTGTCTACGATCTAAAAGGCGCATGGGTGCTTTCAGTCTCTCAATATAGTTGGCACGGAATAGCGCCAGTCGCCAGGCTTCTGCACCCGGAGGTATTTGAATGACACTTTTGGCAAAACCGTTAAATATTCTGATCTTAATGTTATTCATGCTCGCAGGGCTTGCAGTCATTGCATTTTTTCAGGGCTCGGTTGATATTCCCTTCAGTAAGGTGCCAGGCATATTGTCAAACGCATGGGGGTGGCCTGTCGCCGTTGAAGGTGTACGACCATGGATGCAGAGCGTCTTGATCGACGTAAGAATGCCCAGGATTATCGTTGGGGCGCTTGCCGGTGCTTGCCTCGCGATCAGTGGCGCAGTCATGCAAGGCATGTTTCGCAATCCCCTGGCATCCCCCTCGGTGCTGGGCGTTTCGTCTGGCGCCTCACTCGGTGCAGTTCTAGCACTTTATTTAGGGGTTGCATCCGTCTCTGTATGGGCACTGCCTGCCTTTGCGTTTATCGGCGCCACCCTAACCCTCTTTATAGTCTATCGAATTGCCAGCCAGCGGGGTCATATAGCCACCGGAACGCTGCTGCTTTCAGGCGTAGCCATAGGTGCCTTGAATACCGCCATATCTTCACTGGTTCTGGCATTATCTCTTAACAACTGGGAAGTCGGGCGCATGATCATCTACTGGACAATGGGTGGGTTAGACGGCCGCACCTGGGATCATGTATTACTACTGCTGCCGTTTGCAACGCTAGGCACCGCTGCTCTGCTACTGTTCTCAAAGCACCTGGACGCACTCTTGTTAGGGGAGATTCATGCCGTATCCATTGGCGTCAATATTGCGAATACCAGAAGGTGGCTGCTCGTGATCACTGCCTTCATGGTCGGCGCAACCGTTTCTGTCTGTGGCGCAATTGGCTTTATCGGGCTGGTAGTGCCTCATATTATACGGCTGTTAATTGGCCCCCATCATCGTTTTCTACTGCCCGCTTCCGCTATCGGAGGCGCGATTACACTGGTTGGGGCCGACCTATTACTACGTACAGCAGCCCCTGAAAAAGCCATCCCCCTTGGGGTGGCAACCGCCTCTTTAGGTGCACCTTTTTTCTTATTTATTTTGATAAAAAAACGCTGGGCCATGCAAATATAACAGGGAGGCTAACCTATGAAAGAACTCATTTTAAAGCACATGCAGAACCGCCAAAGCAGTTGGAGCCTGGGCTCATTAAGAGCGGGCCAATTTCACGGGCAAGCCGCTCACCAAGAACGAGAGGTGCCCGCACCATGAGTACACTGCTTAGTTGCTCAAACCTGGAATTCGCCTATGGAAAGCAGAACATCATCAAGGACGTCGCGTTAAGCTTCGATAAAAAGCAGTTTGTTGGCCTTATAGGCCCTAATGGAGCGGGCAAATCAACCTTGTTAACACTGCTGATGGGGTTAGTTTCCCCAACTCACGGGGAAATTACGCTCGCAGGCCGATCTCTTAACACCTACAAACCACGGGAGATAGCGCGCCATATCTCTCTGGTTCCTCAGGACACGTCGATTGACTGCGCGTTTAGCGTACAGGAGGTCGTAGCGATGGGGCGAAACCCTCACTTAGGCCCGTTTCAGTCTGAGCGCCAACAAGATCTTGAACTGATCCAAGCCGCCATGGAAAAAACGGATCTATTGCAGATGGCAGAGCGCAGGGTGGACCAGCTTTCAGGAGGGGAGCGGCAACGAGTGTTTATCGCTAGAGCTATCGCTCAACAAGCACCGATTCTGTTACTGGATGAGCCCACCGCAAATTTAGATCTTTGCCATCAGTTAGAGGTTTTGACATTAGTTAAGCAGTTAACCGAAAGCGGGCATACAGCCATTGCAGCAATTCACGATCTGGGGTTAGCATCACGATTTTGTGACCGGTTAATTTTGTTATCTCAAGGCGACGTCGTGGCAGACGGAACACCGACCCAAGTACTCACGAAAGATAACTTATACCGATACTTTTCCATCGAGGCACAGATAGAGCCATCTACTGAAGCAGGGGAAAGTGTGCGAGTAACGGCGCTAAGGCCGCGATACCGCAATAACTAATAGAAACCTTTGCACGACTACTGCGCTTACAAATACAGCGTTAAAGAATGACTCAAAATGCTCATTTATTGCTCATAAACTGCGCTTTTTCTTCATTTTTTGCCTTGTCTTTGCTTCGCTCGTAACGTCGTGCAAAGGTCTCTAACAGGGGCAAATAAATCATCCGGCAAATAAACCGGTAAACGAAATAAACTACTCAAGCAAAAACCTGAACAAAAAAAGCTGAGTCGAAGCAATGGCTTCCCCGTCTCGCATCGCGGGTACAAAACGCTCATGCTCGACGAACCTTAAAACGGAGTTATCCAGCAATGAGTAGCCACTACTTTCAATGACTTCAACATGGTTAACATGTCCGCTCTTATCGACCGACAGGCTGACCTTCACCCTTCCCTGCTGGTTACGCATAATCGCCCTGCGCGGATATTTCGGACTGTTATTAGACAACGGTTGCGCCCTTGCCAAAGTCCCTTTCTGCTTTGTTTCAACATCCACCAGTGAGTCCGCGGGCGGGGGATCAGGTTTGTTTTCAACTGCACCTGCATCCGAGGCCTGTGCTTTTATATCTTCTATAGGTTCATTGCCTGACTGAGTGCGGCTACCAACAACCGCTTCTGCTTTCGGGCTCTCAACTTCGTTGTTGTTAGGTTCTACAAAAGGATGAGGTGTGTTAATTGGCAACACCTTGCGACTCTTAACCGGGACGCTTTTGGGACGAGAAAATGTTGCCTGTGACGTTGTGTGCTCGCGATGGCTTAAGACGGGGCCAGGCTCGGTATGAGTAAGGGCAGCAGCACCATCCGTCGCTGACGGTAAAGGCAAGGCCTCGGCCTGCGCTATCTTTGGACTGGCCACTATCTTTGGACTGGCCACTATCTTTGGACTGGCCACTATCTTTGGACTGGCCATCTCCGGCGCCCGATTCGGCCCCGTTTTCGCCAGTTTCAACGATACCGTCTGGTGGCCCTCTGGCAAGCGAAGCTGTATCGATTGATGATACACGCTCCAGAACACCAATAGTAAGGCATGGAGCAATACGGCGAATAAAACCGAAACTGCATAGCGGCTCAACCGCTTCGGTACGCTAAAGCCACTATTATGAGTAAGTCGCTCCGACTTATCCGTATTATTTCGCCATGGACGAAACGCACCACTCTCCAGATAAGCAAAAGCACGCATTAAAGGGGCACGTGCGGCCAAGATGCATTGCTTCAAAAGAGACATTGGTTCAACCAAGCCAAAGAGATCACAGTTCCATCCTCGTGGAGTTGTGCGGTGTCTATCGCGTGAATACAGAGGTCTGACTTACCGTTCACATAAACGGCTCACAGTGGCGGGACCGTACCGGATTTTCACCGGTTTCCCTGTAGGTAAATTTGCAAGACGGGATTATAGGCGGTGGATATACGAAGGGCAATCCAACAAACCATACCCGTGCACATAAGAACAATATGTTATTCGTGCGAACGAACGAGCCATTTGTGAACGATTGCAAAATCCGGCTGATTTGCCAGTTACACTCCGTTACTTTTTGAAACTTTGTGCGATAATTAAAAACATAAGAACCCAACGTTTTATCTATTATCGTGTGAGGACGCAGCCATGAAAGCAGATACGTTTTTTAGAGCCGCATCAACTAAACAATCCACTAAAACAACCATGCTGTTAAGTACACTATTGGTTAGTACTCTCACCTTAAGCACGCCGTCATTGGCTGATGATGTAGAGAAACTACTAAGCAACGCCTACCCTGCTGAGGCGGCTATTTCTTTTATCAAACACGCAAGCGTCATACAGCCATCCGCTGATGATGAAGGCTCTGAGAAATTTATGGTGTTGGACTTTAAAATAGATCGTGAGGTATTGGTTGAACGGCAGCTTCAGGCAAGCATTCACTCGATATGTAATACCGTTCTCACCGACTACTCGCTAATCGAGCAGCTATCAAATAATGGCTACGATATGATTTCAGTATCATTTGATGCAAATGACCAATATGACTGTCTGTAACGGGCACCCGGCAGCCACTCACTGAATAGTAGGATAACAGCGGCTCGCTAATCAGCCACTCGCTCTTCAAAGCTCTCTAACAGGCGTTGCACTTCATCCAAGTCAAAAGCGTCGGTAGCCGCCTTCAGGTCTGCTGCAAACCGTTCAAGATTTGTTAGCCCCGCATCAATAGACGCCGAGTGTAATTCGTCAGCAAATAAACTTACTGCGGCAATATCTCCACTTCCGTTAACACGTTCCCACTGAGCAATGAACTGTTCCCGAATGGTTCGTCTCACATCCCGGTCATACGAAAGCGGTAAGTTCTCCTGCCGCCCTGACCTATTTTGACCGTTTGTAATATCGGCACCTTTAGAGCGGCTATCTTCAGCTTTTATATCGGCGTCCGGCGCCTCCCCACCAAGGTGCTCATTGCTGTCATTGAGCACCTCATGAGAAAGGAATGCGGCAATCCCCGAATACAGCTCACTGCCGCTTACCGGCTTTTTAAGGTAGCCATCAAACCCAGCATCCTGAATTTTTTTCTCATCTTTGCTCATAACCGATGCGGTTAGGGCAACCACGGGAATATCACGGGTCGCTGCGGCGTGCTTGAGTTTAGTTGTCGCTTCGTAGCCATCCATTACCGGCATTCGGATATCCATTAAAATCAGGTCAGGCATCCATTGCTGGGCAATGCTAATAGCTTGCTCGCCATTTTCCGCTTGCTTAACTTCAACAGGGGTCTTTTCCAGCAGGTCTATTACCAGCTGACGATTCAGTTCAATGTCGTCTGCCACAAGAATCTTAGCCGGTTTAAATCGATACCTGGATATATCAGGCGAACCTGCATCCACTAACTGGCTAGCGGCAGCGATATCTACATCGTAAATTTTAACCGTAAAGCATGACCCTTTGTCCACTTCGCTTTTGAGCGACAACTCTCCGCCCATCATTTCAACCAGCTTTTTACTAATCGCCAGCCCAAGGCCAGTGCCGCCATAATCTCGGGTGCTCTGCCCCGCTTGCTGTTCAAACGCTTTGAATATTCTCTCCTGCTGGTCATGTGGAATGCCGATGCCGGTATCTTCCACATCTATTGTCAGGGTGACCTTGCCAGCCTCTTGAGAGCGCTCAGCGCTGGCCCGCACACAAATTTTACCCTGATGAGTAAACTTGATGGCATTGCCAACCAGATTAAAAAGCACCTGCCGCAACCGGGTTTCATCCAACATCACGGCACGGGGAATACTCTCTGATAATTCAAGCGAAAACTGTAACTGCTTACTGTCTATTTTCGCAGCAAATATTTTCTGAAGCTCGCTAAATAATGGCTGCAACGTAATCGGGCGGAGTTCAATATGGAGCTTG
Proteins encoded in this window:
- a CDS encoding heme ABC transporter ATP-binding protein gives rise to the protein MSTLLSCSNLEFAYGKQNIIKDVALSFDKKQFVGLIGPNGAGKSTLLTLLMGLVSPTHGEITLAGRSLNTYKPREIARHISLVPQDTSIDCAFSVQEVVAMGRNPHLGPFQSERQQDLELIQAAMEKTDLLQMAERRVDQLSGGERQRVFIARAIAQQAPILLLDEPTANLDLCHQLEVLTLVKQLTESGHTAIAAIHDLGLASRFCDRLILLSQGDVVADGTPTQVLTKDNLYRYFSIEAQIEPSTEAGESVRVTALRPRYRNN
- a CDS encoding FecCD family ABC transporter permease, whose product is MTLLAKPLNILILMLFMLAGLAVIAFFQGSVDIPFSKVPGILSNAWGWPVAVEGVRPWMQSVLIDVRMPRIIVGALAGACLAISGAVMQGMFRNPLASPSVLGVSSGASLGAVLALYLGVASVSVWALPAFAFIGATLTLFIVYRIASQRGHIATGTLLLSGVAIGALNTAISSLVLALSLNNWEVGRMIIYWTMGGLDGRTWDHVLLLLPFATLGTAALLLFSKHLDALLLGEIHAVSIGVNIANTRRWLLVITAFMVGATVSVCGAIGFIGLVVPHIIRLLIGPHHRFLLPASAIGGAITLVGADLLLRTAAPEKAIPLGVATASLGAPFFLFILIKKRWAMQI
- a CDS encoding ABC transporter substrate-binding protein, with protein sequence MFKISSQHILIVFALLLCGILLIRLDINIALLNDNALRPTSVKGAHFPKMLVDPIGEEYPLLRPPQRIVSVTLGTDEILSALVDSDRVSGVTHLADDPIMSNIPNHYPAHVKRITGEVEEILSLEPDLVFVAAYTRAETVRLLLGSKVPVVRLSHYRSFSDIEANIRLVASVVGNEPQAEAMFNALQQNIQSIKQRVSGKSRPRVLYYSMNGYTAGAGTTIDEIIEIAGGYNVINETHIKGTQKISEEMAIGLEPDVILMNGWAPDSTPTPSEFLAMQPAWQNTPAILNNRVYDLKGAWVLSVSQYSWHGIAPVARLLHPEVFE
- a CDS encoding energy transducer TonB; translation: MSLLKQCILAARAPLMRAFAYLESGAFRPWRNNTDKSERLTHNSGFSVPKRLSRYAVSVLFAVLLHALLLVFWSVYHQSIQLRLPEGHQTVSLKLAKTGPNRAPEMASPKIVASPKIVASPKIVASPKIAQAEALPLPSATDGAAALTHTEPGPVLSHREHTTSQATFSRPKSVPVKSRKVLPINTPHPFVEPNNNEVESPKAEAVVGSRTQSGNEPIEDIKAQASDAGAVENKPDPPPADSLVDVETKQKGTLARAQPLSNNSPKYPRRAIMRNQQGRVKVSLSVDKSGHVNHVEVIESSGYSLLDNSVLRFVEHERFVPAMRDGEAIASTQLFLFRFLLE